A single genomic interval of Streptomyces showdoensis harbors:
- the nadD gene encoding nicotinate-nucleotide adenylyltransferase: protein MGEQEVPTGGRGKRRLGVMGGTFDPIHHGHLVAASEVAALFHLDEVVFVPTGQPWQKSHKAVSAAEDRYLMTVIATASNPQFSVSRIDIDRGGPTYTIDTLRDLASLNSDSDLFFITGADALSQILTWRDAEELFSLAHFIGVTRPGHDLTDDGLPKGGVSLVEVPALAISSTDCRARVAQDDPVWYLVPDGVVRYIDKRQLYRGE from the coding sequence ATGGGAGAGCAGGAAGTGCCTACTGGCGGCCGCGGCAAGCGCCGACTCGGCGTGATGGGCGGAACGTTCGATCCGATCCATCACGGACACCTGGTGGCCGCCAGTGAGGTGGCCGCCCTGTTCCACCTCGACGAGGTGGTGTTCGTGCCGACCGGACAGCCGTGGCAGAAGAGCCACAAGGCCGTGTCGGCGGCCGAGGACCGCTATCTGATGACGGTCATCGCGACCGCCTCCAACCCGCAGTTCTCGGTCAGCCGCATCGACATCGACCGCGGCGGCCCGACGTACACCATCGACACGCTGCGGGACCTGGCTTCCCTCAACAGCGACTCGGACCTCTTCTTCATCACCGGCGCCGACGCGCTGTCGCAGATCCTCACCTGGCGGGACGCCGAGGAGCTGTTCTCGCTCGCCCACTTCATCGGCGTCACCCGTCCGGGCCACGACCTCACCGACGACGGCCTGCCCAAGGGCGGGGTCTCGCTGGTCGAGGTCCCCGCGCTCGCCATCTCGTCCACCGACTGCCGGGCGAGGGTCGCACAGGACGACCCCGTCTGGTACCTGGTCCCGGACGGCGTGGTGCGCTACATCGACAAGCGCCAGCTGTACCGCGGCGAGTGA
- a CDS encoding LCP family protein, which produces MNDQQNPYDPYYPQPQIIGYDEYGQPVYQQQVPQQHYDPYAQQQPQQHQQPQQPQGQQHYGYDPYGQPVQPQQPVQPQPQYDPYAQQTSYDYQQYDTGQQVQQPQQPVQPVQSLDVDHTGQQWAVRTEAAPVVPPPAAEPQTPSPAPQAGVPGQRPAPEDDGRAYRTEQFSFIEEPDEDSEDVIDWLAFTESRSERREEARRRGRNRVVALVVALVLVVVGGVGYLWFAGKLPGTSGDEQKQNAATGPQKRDTIIVHLHNTTGGGTSTALLVDNTTTKQGTTVLLPNTLAVADDEGSTTTLAKSVEDDGSSGTREAVGNLLGTKITGTWRLDTPYLESLVELVSSIDITTDTDVPGAKPGAEPLVKKGENQTLNGRAAVAYATYRAPGEAEAKQLQRFGQVMYGVLRKISDDPQAATLTVGTLAQILDPSLPEKDLGASLAKLAEHAKVGDYKTAVLPVEPDGSLSEATGDSVVKDILGGKVSAPEQGAATRVAIRDASGSGATEAARVVLTNGGYVVVGGTKADEQEKSQVIYGDEARKADAVEVAATLGLPAGSVTKGKAAGNAEVTVVLGQDYKVRGAER; this is translated from the coding sequence GTGAACGATCAGCAGAACCCGTACGACCCGTACTATCCGCAGCCGCAGATCATCGGCTACGACGAGTACGGGCAGCCGGTGTACCAGCAGCAGGTCCCGCAGCAGCACTACGACCCGTACGCGCAGCAGCAGCCGCAACAGCACCAGCAGCCGCAGCAGCCGCAGGGCCAGCAGCACTACGGCTACGACCCGTACGGACAGCCGGTCCAGCCGCAGCAGCCCGTCCAGCCGCAGCCGCAGTACGACCCGTACGCCCAGCAGACCTCGTACGACTACCAGCAGTACGACACCGGTCAGCAGGTCCAGCAGCCGCAGCAGCCCGTGCAGCCGGTCCAGTCCCTCGACGTGGACCACACCGGGCAGCAGTGGGCCGTCCGGACCGAGGCCGCCCCCGTCGTGCCGCCGCCCGCCGCCGAGCCGCAGACCCCGTCGCCCGCCCCGCAGGCCGGCGTGCCCGGGCAGCGCCCGGCGCCGGAGGACGACGGGCGCGCGTACCGCACCGAGCAGTTCTCGTTCATCGAGGAGCCCGACGAGGACTCCGAGGACGTCATCGACTGGCTCGCGTTCACCGAGAGCCGCTCCGAGCGGCGCGAGGAGGCCCGGCGCCGCGGCCGCAACCGTGTCGTCGCCCTCGTGGTGGCCCTCGTCCTCGTCGTGGTCGGCGGCGTCGGCTACCTCTGGTTCGCCGGCAAGCTCCCCGGCACCTCCGGCGACGAGCAGAAGCAGAACGCCGCCACCGGGCCGCAGAAGCGCGACACGATCATCGTCCACCTGCACAACACCACCGGCGGCGGCACGTCCACCGCCCTCCTGGTGGACAACACCACCACCAAGCAGGGCACCACCGTCCTGCTGCCCAACACCCTCGCCGTCGCCGACGACGAGGGCTCCACCACCACGCTCGCCAAGTCCGTCGAGGACGACGGCTCCAGCGGCACCCGCGAGGCGGTCGGCAACCTCCTGGGCACGAAGATCACCGGCACCTGGCGGCTCGACACCCCCTATCTGGAGAGCCTCGTCGAGCTCGTCAGCAGCATCGACATCACCACCGACACCGACGTGCCCGGCGCCAAGCCCGGTGCCGAGCCGCTGGTCAAGAAGGGCGAGAACCAGACCCTCAACGGCCGGGCCGCCGTCGCCTACGCCACCTACCGGGCGCCCGGCGAGGCCGAGGCCAAGCAGCTCCAGCGCTTCGGCCAGGTCATGTACGGGGTGCTGCGGAAGATCTCCGACGACCCCCAGGCCGCCACGCTCACCGTCGGCACCCTCGCCCAGATCCTCGACCCCTCGCTGCCGGAGAAGGACCTCGGCGCCTCCCTCGCCAAGCTGGCCGAGCACGCCAAGGTCGGCGACTACAAGACGGCGGTCCTGCCGGTCGAGCCCGACGGCTCGCTCAGCGAGGCCACCGGCGACAGCGTGGTCAAGGACATCCTCGGCGGCAAGGTCTCCGCTCCGGAGCAGGGCGCGGCGACCCGCGTCGCCATCCGGGACGCCAGCGGCTCCGGCGCCACCGAGGCGGCCCGGGTGGTCCTGACCAACGGCGGCTACGTCGTGGTCGGCGGCACCAAGGCCGACGAGCAGGAGAAGTCCCAGGTGATCTACGGCGACGAGGCGCGGAAGGCGGACGCGGTCGAGGTCGCGGCCACCCTCGGTCTGCCCGCCGGATCCGTCACCAAGGGCAAGGCCGCCGGAAACGCCGAGGTCACCGTGGTGCTGGGGCAGGACTACAAGGTTCGCGGAGCCGAACGGTGA
- the rsfS gene encoding ribosome silencing factor: protein MTQTADESLLVTATDRSIELVTLAAQAAADRLAHDIIAYDVSDVLSITDAFLLASAPNDRQVKSIVDEIEERLNKELGAKPVRREGDRDARWILLDYVDIVVHVQHSEERVFYALERLWKDCPEIALPEDAVQTRGKAEEHARLMGTDGADGELS from the coding sequence GTGACTCAGACCGCCGACGAAAGCCTGCTTGTGACCGCCACGGACCGCTCCATCGAGCTCGTCACCCTCGCCGCCCAGGCGGCGGCCGACCGACTCGCGCACGACATCATCGCTTACGACGTCAGCGATGTGCTGTCGATCACCGACGCCTTCCTGCTCGCCTCCGCCCCCAACGACCGCCAGGTCAAGTCGATCGTCGACGAGATCGAGGAGCGCCTGAACAAGGAGCTCGGCGCCAAGCCGGTGCGCCGGGAGGGCGACCGCGACGCCCGCTGGATCCTCCTCGACTACGTCGACATCGTCGTCCACGTCCAGCACAGCGAGGAGCGTGTCTTCTACGCCCTCGAGCGGCTGTGGAAGGACTGCCCCGAGATCGCGCTCCCCGAGGACGCCGTGCAGACCCGCGGCAAGGCCGAGGAGCACGCCCGTCTCATGGGCACCGACGGGGCGGACGGTGAGCTGAGCTGA
- a CDS encoding histidine phosphatase family protein: MTGGKGGTGRRIVLWRHGQTSWNLERRFQGSTDIELTETGVAQARRAARLLAALEPDAIVASDLKRAAATAAELSAITGHVVAHDSALRETYAGEWQGLTHDEITSRYGEQYAAWKRGEPVRRGGGELETEVADRAAPVVLEHADKLPEDGTLVVVSHGGTIRTTIGRLLGLEAQHWESLGGLSNCCWSVLGEGARGWRLMEHNAGTLPEPVLGDDD; this comes from the coding sequence CTGACCGGCGGCAAGGGCGGCACGGGCCGCCGCATCGTCCTGTGGCGGCACGGCCAGACCTCCTGGAACCTGGAGCGCCGCTTCCAGGGGTCCACGGACATCGAGCTGACCGAGACCGGCGTCGCCCAGGCGCGTCGGGCCGCCCGGCTGCTCGCCGCCCTGGAGCCCGACGCCATCGTCGCCTCCGACCTGAAGCGGGCGGCGGCCACGGCCGCCGAGCTCTCCGCGATCACGGGTCATGTGGTCGCCCATGACTCCGCCCTGCGGGAGACCTACGCGGGGGAGTGGCAGGGGCTGACCCACGACGAGATCACCTCGCGCTACGGCGAGCAGTACGCCGCCTGGAAGCGGGGCGAACCGGTGCGCCGCGGTGGCGGCGAGCTGGAGACCGAGGTGGCCGACCGGGCCGCCCCGGTGGTCCTGGAGCACGCCGATAAGCTGCCCGAGGACGGCACGCTCGTCGTGGTCAGCCACGGCGGCACCATCCGCACCACCATCGGCCGGCTGCTCGGTCTGGAGGCCCAGCACTGGGAGAGCCTTGGCGGGCTCTCGAACTGCTGCTGGTCCGTCCTCGGCGAGGGCGCGCGGGGCTGGCGCCTCATGGAGCACAACGCCGGCACGCTGCCCGAGCCCGTGCTCGGCGACGACGACTGA
- a CDS encoding helix-turn-helix transcriptional regulator, with protein sequence MTTLAAIQQRRRPELAAFLRARRARVTPEDVGMAPGLRRRTPGLRREEVAQLSGVGVTWYTWLEQGRPINASAQVLDAVARTLRLDRPEREHLYHLAEVPYEPETATEDAAGVSPEIQGVLDALAPQPAVVYNARYDVLATNTTYDLLFDVEALTREPGPGGIRNVLWSLFTMPDLECPLVDKRLELPLMVAQLRGSYGRHVGEPAWEELVRCLSEASPYFAELWRSGDVLPPGTRVKSFRHQAVGEIRMTSVSLSINGMPGCRIVTYTPNDEASRRAIGALCEGA encoded by the coding sequence GTGACGACGTTGGCAGCGATCCAACAGCGCCGCAGACCGGAGCTGGCCGCCTTCCTGCGCGCCCGCCGGGCGCGGGTGACACCGGAGGACGTGGGCATGGCCCCCGGCCTGCGGCGGCGCACGCCGGGCCTGCGCCGGGAGGAGGTGGCCCAGCTCTCGGGCGTGGGCGTGACCTGGTACACGTGGTTGGAGCAGGGCCGTCCGATCAACGCCTCGGCCCAGGTCCTCGACGCGGTGGCCCGCACCCTGCGCCTGGACCGGCCCGAGCGCGAGCACCTCTACCACCTGGCGGAGGTGCCGTACGAGCCGGAGACGGCCACCGAGGACGCGGCGGGCGTCAGCCCGGAGATCCAGGGCGTCCTGGACGCCCTGGCGCCCCAGCCCGCGGTCGTCTACAACGCGCGGTACGACGTGCTGGCGACGAACACGACGTACGACCTGCTGTTCGACGTCGAGGCACTCACCCGGGAGCCCGGCCCCGGCGGGATACGGAACGTGCTGTGGAGCCTGTTCACGATGCCCGACCTGGAGTGCCCCCTGGTCGACAAGCGGCTGGAGCTGCCCCTGATGGTGGCCCAGCTGCGGGGTTCGTACGGGCGCCATGTCGGCGAGCCCGCCTGGGAGGAGCTCGTCCGGTGCCTGTCGGAGGCCAGCCCGTACTTCGCGGAGCTGTGGCGCAGCGGCGACGTCCTGCCGCCGGGCACCCGGGTGAAGAGCTTCCGGCACCAGGCGGTGGGCGAGATACGGATGACCTCGGTGTCGCTCTCCATCAACGGGATGCCGGGGTGCCGGATCGTCACCTACACGCCGAACGACGAGGCGAGCCGTCGCGCCATCGGCGCGCTGTGCGAAGGCGCCTGA
- a CDS encoding MFS transporter — translation MTTTTTRPVLSKDGGTDNRRGPLLAVVLAAQFMALLDVFIVNVAAPTIRLELAASGAGIQLVVAGYAIAYAVLLITGARLGDLAGHRRMYLVGLALFTAASLACGLAAGTGQLIAFRIAQGAGSALMIPQVLSLIQRNFTGEARVRALGAYAAVLATGAAAGQVAGGLLVSADLFGTGWRPVFLVNVPIGLALLLLGAKVLPRDARTAPGRARSLDLPGLLLLAATVSLLTVPLVLGQEADWPLWTWLSLGGSALFLAAFGAYEARLARRGGAPLIAPRVLRIPGIGRAALRIAAVMAVNAGFLFTLTLHLQGALGHSALRAGLTFAPTAAVFGLVGLTWRRWPAAWQRFLVPCGFLLTAVAALAVGGVLADGGDGGRELYPVLCAMGAGLALAFSPALTGALATVRPEDAADASGLLATVTQLGQLIGVAAFGSLYFGGITAPGARASADALWLCAVALAATAITGAATGLVRRRR, via the coding sequence ATGACGACGACCACAACACGTCCCGTACTCAGTAAAGACGGTGGCACCGACAATCGTCGCGGTCCGCTGCTCGCCGTCGTGCTCGCCGCCCAGTTCATGGCGCTCCTCGACGTCTTCATCGTCAACGTCGCCGCCCCCACCATCCGCCTCGAACTCGCCGCCTCCGGCGCCGGAATCCAGCTGGTCGTCGCCGGATACGCCATCGCCTACGCCGTGTTGCTCATCACCGGGGCCCGCCTCGGCGACCTGGCGGGCCACCGGCGCATGTACCTCGTGGGCCTCGCCCTCTTCACCGCCGCCTCGCTCGCCTGCGGACTGGCCGCCGGCACCGGGCAGTTGATCGCCTTCAGGATCGCCCAGGGCGCGGGATCGGCGCTCATGATCCCGCAGGTGCTCAGCCTCATCCAGCGCAACTTCACCGGGGAGGCCCGGGTCCGGGCGCTCGGCGCCTACGCGGCCGTCCTCGCCACCGGCGCCGCGGCCGGCCAGGTCGCCGGCGGCCTCCTGGTCAGCGCCGACCTGTTCGGCACCGGCTGGCGGCCGGTCTTCCTGGTCAACGTGCCCATCGGGCTGGCCCTGCTCCTCCTCGGCGCCAAGGTGCTGCCCCGCGACGCGCGCACCGCGCCCGGGCGGGCCCGCTCCCTCGACCTGCCGGGGCTGCTCCTGCTGGCCGCCACCGTGTCCCTGCTCACCGTCCCGCTCGTCCTGGGCCAGGAGGCGGACTGGCCGCTGTGGACCTGGCTCTCGCTGGGCGGCTCCGCGCTCTTCCTGGCCGCCTTCGGGGCGTACGAGGCCCGGCTGGCCCGGCGCGGCGGCGCCCCGCTCATCGCCCCCCGGGTCCTGCGGATCCCGGGCATCGGGCGGGCCGCGCTGCGGATCGCCGCGGTCATGGCCGTCAACGCGGGCTTCCTGTTCACCCTCACCCTGCACCTGCAGGGCGCGCTCGGGCACAGCGCCCTGCGGGCCGGGCTCACCTTCGCGCCGACCGCCGCCGTCTTCGGCCTCGTGGGCCTCACCTGGCGGCGCTGGCCGGCCGCCTGGCAGCGCTTCCTCGTCCCGTGCGGCTTCCTGCTGACGGCCGTCGCCGCGCTCGCCGTCGGCGGCGTCCTGGCGGACGGCGGCGACGGCGGCCGGGAGCTCTACCCGGTGCTGTGCGCGATGGGCGCCGGGCTCGCGCTGGCCTTCAGCCCGGCCCTGACCGGCGCGCTCGCGACCGTACGGCCCGAGGACGCGGCCGACGCCAGCGGGCTGCTCGCCACCGTCACCCAGCTCGGGCAGCTGATCGGGGTCGCCGCCTTCGGCAGCCTCTACTTCGGCGGGATCACCGCACCGGGGGCGCGCGCGTCGGCGGACGCGCTCTGGTTGTGCGCCGTCGCGCTGGCCGCGACGGCGATCACGGGCGCCGCCACCGGTCTCGTCCGCAGACGGCGCTGA
- a CDS encoding glycosyltransferase 87 family protein: MTQSVLARSPARRWPLATAATVCLLSFAAFWVAQRLAHVNMLDVMVYRAEGETLRAGGDLYAMRATSANLAMTYPPFAAVLFLPLTLVSVPLMRTLTTAGNLLLVVALVQLSLQLVRPALSRAGSRAELWRTTLWVAAIVVWCEPVWTTLRYGQINLLVAVAVLWDLTRREGSRWAGLGIGLATAVKLTPGLFVVLLLAAGLLLWRRDRNLNQWLRTALTATGVFLVTTLTMALALPADSKKFWTQTLFETGRVGHAEETANQSISGVLARLMHTDAPGLWWVAAAALLGGAAMVLAVRAAVRGDRAVAVVVTAFTALMISPISWSHHWVWCVPLLILLYDRTTRFWPVTGAVALAFASFALWWVPHDPGRPELDQNAGQMLLSAVYPLTATAVFAGYAIALRRRAAGGRRPAREESSAPTAREAHEAPAAPSAHGAPRASAQAVAKE; the protein is encoded by the coding sequence GTGACCCAGTCCGTGCTTGCCCGATCCCCCGCCCGCCGATGGCCCCTGGCCACCGCCGCCACCGTCTGCCTGCTCTCGTTCGCGGCCTTCTGGGTGGCGCAGCGCCTCGCCCACGTGAACATGCTCGACGTGATGGTCTACCGGGCCGAGGGCGAGACGCTGCGGGCCGGCGGCGACCTGTACGCGATGCGGGCCACGTCGGCGAACCTCGCCATGACCTATCCGCCGTTCGCGGCCGTGCTCTTCCTGCCGCTGACGCTCGTGAGCGTCCCGCTGATGCGGACGCTCACCACCGCGGGGAACCTGCTCCTGGTGGTGGCGCTGGTCCAGCTGTCGCTCCAGCTGGTCCGCCCGGCGCTGTCCCGCGCGGGGTCCCGCGCCGAGCTGTGGCGCACGACCCTGTGGGTCGCCGCGATCGTGGTCTGGTGCGAGCCGGTGTGGACGACGCTGCGGTACGGGCAGATCAACCTGCTCGTCGCGGTGGCGGTGCTGTGGGACCTCACCCGGCGCGAGGGCAGCCGCTGGGCCGGGCTGGGCATCGGGCTCGCGACCGCGGTGAAGCTCACCCCGGGCCTCTTCGTGGTCCTGCTGCTCGCCGCGGGACTGCTGCTGTGGCGCCGGGACCGGAACCTGAACCAGTGGCTGCGGACGGCGCTGACGGCGACCGGGGTCTTCCTGGTGACGACGCTCACGATGGCGCTGGCCCTGCCCGCCGACTCGAAGAAGTTCTGGACGCAGACCCTGTTCGAGACGGGCCGGGTCGGTCACGCCGAGGAGACCGCCAACCAGTCGATCAGCGGGGTCCTGGCCCGGCTGATGCACACCGACGCGCCGGGCCTGTGGTGGGTGGCGGCGGCCGCCCTGCTGGGCGGCGCGGCGATGGTGCTGGCGGTCCGGGCGGCGGTGCGCGGCGACAGGGCGGTGGCCGTGGTCGTGACCGCCTTCACGGCGCTGATGATCAGCCCGATCTCCTGGTCCCACCACTGGGTGTGGTGCGTGCCGCTGCTGATCCTGCTGTACGACCGGACCACGCGCTTCTGGCCGGTGACGGGAGCGGTGGCGCTGGCCTTCGCCTCGTTCGCGCTCTGGTGGGTGCCGCACGACCCGGGCCGTCCCGAACTGGACCAGAACGCGGGCCAGATGCTGCTCTCCGCGGTCTATCCGCTGACGGCCACGGCGGTGTTCGCCGGTTATGCGATCGCGCTGCGGCGCCGGGCGGCCGGCGGTCGGCGCCCGGCCCGTGAGGAGTCCTCGGCGCCCACGGCCCGTGAGGCCCACGAGGCCCCCGCGGCTCCCTCGGCCCACGGGGCTCCGCGGGCGTCGGCTCAGGCCGTCGCGAAGGAGTAG
- the leuS gene encoding leucine--tRNA ligase — MTEINTAAETAAQHRYTAAMAADIEARWQDAWDAEGTYEAPNPTGDLAGDAAVVARPKKFIMDMFPYPSGAGLHVGHPLGYIATDVFARHARMTGHNVLHTLGFDAFGLPAEQYAVQTGTHPRVSTEANMENMKVQLRRLGLGHDKRRSFATIDPEYYRWTQWIFLQIFNSWYDTDAAKARPIAELVEQFENGTREVPGGRDWNALSAVERADVLGEYRLAYASDAPVNWCPGLGTVLANEEVTADGRSERGNFPVFKSKLRQWNMRITAYADRLLDDLDALDWPEAIKLQQRNWIGRSEGARVDFQVGEAGAITVFTTRQDTLFGATYMVLAPEHELVEKIVPAAWPEGTHAVWTGGHATPAEAVDAYRKQAASKSDVERQAEAKEKTGVFTGAYATNPVSGEQVPVFIADYVLMGYGTGAIMAVPAHDGRDFAFARAFELPMRCVVEPSDGRGTDPATWDDAFSSYEAKLVNSSNEDVALDGLGVVEAKERITAWLADRGIGEGTVNFRLRDWLFSRQRYWGEPFPIVYDEDGVAHALPESMLPLELPEVEDYSPRTFDPEDADTQPETPLSRNEDWVHVTLDLGDGAGPKKYRRETNTMPNWAGSCWYELRYLDPHNDEKLVDPAVEQYWMGPREGMPTGGVDLYVGGAEHAVLHLLYARFWSKMLFDLGHVSSAEPFHKLYNQGMIQAFVYRDARGIAVPAAEVEERDGAFWYEGEKVSRVLGKMGKSLKNAVTPDEICVEYGADTLRLYEMAMGPLDVSRPWDTRAVVGQYRLLQRLWRNIVDESTGEATVVDEPADEDTLRALHKAIDGVSQDMAGMRFNTAIAKITELNNHLTKSGGALSRPVAEQLVLLVAPLAPHIAEELWHRLGHGDSVVHQDFPVADPAYVVDETVTCVVQIKGKVKARLEVSPSITDAELEALALGDAHVVAALGGAEIRKVIVRAPKLVNIVA, encoded by the coding sequence ATGACCGAGATCAACACGGCTGCCGAGACGGCGGCCCAGCATCGCTACACGGCGGCCATGGCCGCCGACATCGAGGCACGCTGGCAGGACGCCTGGGACGCCGAGGGCACCTACGAGGCCCCGAACCCCACCGGTGACCTGGCCGGGGACGCGGCCGTCGTGGCCCGCCCCAAGAAGTTCATCATGGACATGTTCCCGTACCCCTCCGGCGCGGGCCTCCACGTCGGCCACCCCCTGGGGTACATCGCCACCGACGTCTTCGCCCGTCACGCGCGCATGACCGGGCACAACGTCCTCCACACCCTGGGCTTCGACGCCTTCGGCCTGCCGGCCGAGCAGTACGCCGTGCAGACCGGCACGCACCCGCGCGTGTCGACCGAGGCCAACATGGAGAACATGAAGGTCCAGCTGCGCCGGCTGGGCCTGGGTCACGACAAGCGCCGGTCGTTCGCCACGATCGACCCGGAGTACTACCGCTGGACCCAGTGGATCTTCCTGCAGATCTTCAACTCCTGGTACGACACGGACGCCGCGAAGGCCCGCCCGATCGCCGAGCTGGTCGAGCAGTTCGAGAACGGCACCCGCGAGGTCCCCGGCGGCCGTGACTGGAACGCCCTGAGCGCCGTCGAGCGCGCCGACGTCCTGGGCGAGTACCGCCTGGCGTACGCCTCCGACGCCCCGGTCAACTGGTGCCCCGGCCTGGGCACCGTGCTGGCCAACGAGGAGGTCACCGCCGACGGCCGTTCCGAGCGCGGCAACTTCCCCGTCTTCAAGTCCAAGCTGCGCCAGTGGAACATGCGCATCACCGCCTACGCGGACCGCCTGCTGGACGACCTGGACGCGCTGGACTGGCCCGAGGCCATCAAGCTGCAGCAGCGCAACTGGATCGGCCGCTCCGAGGGCGCCCGCGTCGACTTCCAGGTCGGCGAGGCCGGTGCCATCACCGTCTTCACCACCCGCCAGGACACCCTGTTCGGCGCCACCTACATGGTGCTGGCCCCCGAGCACGAGCTGGTCGAGAAGATCGTCCCGGCAGCCTGGCCCGAGGGCACCCACGCCGTGTGGACCGGCGGCCACGCCACCCCGGCCGAGGCCGTCGACGCCTACCGCAAGCAGGCCGCCTCCAAGTCCGACGTCGAGCGTCAGGCCGAGGCCAAGGAGAAGACCGGCGTCTTCACCGGCGCGTACGCGACCAACCCGGTCAGCGGCGAGCAGGTCCCCGTCTTCATCGCCGACTACGTCCTGATGGGCTACGGAACCGGCGCGATCATGGCCGTCCCGGCGCACGACGGCCGCGACTTCGCCTTCGCGCGCGCCTTCGAGCTGCCGATGCGCTGCGTGGTGGAGCCCTCCGACGGCCGCGGCACCGACCCGGCCACGTGGGACGACGCCTTCTCCTCCTACGAGGCGAAGCTGGTCAACTCCTCCAACGAGGACGTGGCGCTGGACGGCCTGGGCGTCGTCGAGGCCAAGGAGCGGATCACCGCCTGGCTGGCCGACCGCGGCATCGGCGAGGGCACCGTCAACTTCCGCCTGCGCGACTGGCTGTTCAGCCGCCAGCGCTACTGGGGCGAGCCCTTCCCGATCGTCTACGACGAGGACGGCGTCGCCCACGCGCTGCCCGAGTCCATGCTGCCGCTGGAGCTGCCGGAGGTCGAGGACTACTCGCCGCGCACCTTCGACCCCGAGGACGCGGACACCCAGCCGGAGACCCCGCTGTCGCGCAACGAGGACTGGGTCCACGTGACCCTGGACCTGGGCGACGGGGCCGGCCCGAAGAAGTACCGCCGCGAGACCAACACCATGCCCAACTGGGCCGGTTCCTGCTGGTACGAGCTGCGCTACCTGGACCCGCACAACGACGAGAAGCTGGTCGACCCGGCCGTCGAGCAGTACTGGATGGGTCCGCGCGAGGGCATGCCCACCGGCGGCGTCGACCTGTACGTCGGCGGTGCCGAGCACGCCGTGCTGCACCTGCTGTACGCCCGCTTCTGGTCCAAGATGCTGTTCGACCTGGGCCACGTGTCCTCGGCCGAGCCCTTCCACAAGCTGTACAACCAGGGCATGATCCAGGCCTTCGTGTACCGGGACGCCCGCGGCATCGCGGTCCCGGCCGCCGAGGTCGAGGAGCGCGACGGCGCGTTCTGGTACGAGGGCGAGAAGGTCAGCCGCGTCCTGGGCAAGATGGGCAAGTCCCTGAAGAACGCGGTCACCCCGGACGAGATCTGCGTCGAGTACGGTGCCGACACCCTGCGCCTGTACGAGATGGCCATGGGCCCCCTGGACGTCTCCCGTCCGTGGGACACCCGCGCCGTGGTCGGCCAGTACCGGCTGCTGCAGCGGCTGTGGCGCAACATCGTCGACGAGTCGACCGGCGAGGCCACCGTCGTGGACGAGCCCGCCGACGAGGACACCCTGCGCGCCCTGCACAAGGCCATCGACGGTGTCTCGCAGGACATGGCCGGGATGCGCTTCAACACGGCCATCGCCAAGATCACCGAGCTGAACAACCACCTGACCAAGTCCGGTGGCGCGCTGTCCCGCCCGGTCGCCGAGCAGCTGGTGCTGCTGGTCGCCCCGCTGGCCCCGCACATCGCCGAGGAGCTGTGGCACCGCCTGGGCCACGGCGACTCGGTCGTCCACCAGGACTTCCCGGTCGCCGACCCGGCGTACGTCGTCGACGAGACCGTGACCTGCGTCGTGCAGATCAAGGGCAAGGTCAAGGCCCGCCTCGAGGTCTCCCCGTCGATCACCGACGCGGAGCTGGAGGCCCTGGCGCTGGGCGACGCGCACGTGGTCGCCGCGCTGGGCGGTGCGGAGATCCGCAAGGTGATCGTCCGCGCGCCGAAGCTGGTCAACATCGTCGCCTGA
- a CDS encoding DegV family protein — translation MSRHVAIVTDSTAYLPPQTMERHAITSVPLTVVIGDRALEEGTEISARSLAEALQKRRSVTTSRPGPEVFAAAYRTAAEAGARGIVSLHLSAEFSGTYDAAVVAAKDAPVPVRVVDTRMVGMALGFCALAAAEVADAGGSLDEAVAAAEKRAEGTSAFFYVDTLDYLRRGGRIGAAQALLGSALAVKPLLELDGGRIELREKVRTASKAIARLEEIAVERAGAGPVDIAVHHLAAPDRAAALAERLRGRLPAIEDLEVSEVGAVIGAHTGPGLLAVVVSPR, via the coding sequence ATGTCCCGGCATGTCGCGATCGTCACCGATTCCACGGCCTACCTGCCACCCCAGACGATGGAGCGGCACGCCATCACCTCCGTCCCGCTCACCGTGGTCATCGGCGACCGCGCGCTGGAGGAGGGCACCGAGATCTCCGCCCGTTCCCTCGCCGAGGCGCTGCAGAAGCGCCGTTCGGTGACCACCTCGCGGCCCGGCCCCGAGGTCTTCGCCGCGGCCTACCGCACGGCCGCCGAGGCGGGGGCCCGCGGCATCGTCTCGCTGCACCTGTCCGCCGAGTTCTCCGGTACCTACGACGCCGCCGTGGTGGCCGCCAAGGACGCCCCCGTGCCGGTACGGGTCGTCGACACCCGGATGGTCGGGATGGCGCTCGGCTTCTGCGCCCTGGCCGCGGCCGAGGTCGCCGACGCGGGCGGCTCGCTCGACGAGGCCGTCGCGGCGGCCGAGAAGCGGGCCGAGGGGACCTCCGCGTTCTTCTACGTCGACACCCTCGACTACCTGCGCCGCGGCGGGCGCATCGGGGCGGCGCAGGCGCTGCTCGGATCCGCGCTGGCCGTGAAGCCGCTGCTCGAACTGGACGGCGGGCGGATCGAGCTGCGCGAGAAGGTGCGCACGGCCTCGAAGGCGATCGCCCGGCTGGAGGAGATCGCCGTCGAGCGGGCCGGCGCCGGACCCGTCGACATCGCCGTCCACCACCTCGCCGCCCCCGACCGCGCCGCCGCGCTGGCCGAGCGGCTGCGCGGCAGGCTGCCCGCCATCGAGGACCTGGAGGTCAGCGAGGTGGGCGCGGTGATCGGCGCACACACCGGGCCGGGCCTGCTCGCGGTGGTCGTCTCTCCACGCTGA